The proteins below come from a single Rhodococcus sp. WMMA185 genomic window:
- a CDS encoding universal stress protein → MSARTGYCVVVGVDGSDTSTRAALWGAAVASKWDAPLSLVHALPQDGPLYSPAAVMLESRFLDQVREDGEAIIDAAQTLVRKRFPRLAVETTISPGPGRTALLEASDRARMIVLGSTGAGAFRSVFVGSTALHVANRAPCPVVILRGEGAPPDQRPVVVGVDGSDLSRDAVRHAFEFASFFDAPLVGVHTWQGSPASGGKTRGLLVDWDAVRQEEEALLAEGLAGEAEIFPDVAVKQVAEQGSAADAIMKYADDAQLIVVGSHGRGAVLGALMGSTSQNLLHHANCAIMICRSQ, encoded by the coding sequence TTGAGTGCACGCACAGGCTATTGCGTCGTCGTCGGCGTGGACGGATCCGACACCTCCACCAGAGCAGCGCTGTGGGGCGCCGCAGTTGCGTCCAAATGGGATGCTCCGCTGTCCCTCGTGCATGCGCTCCCTCAGGACGGCCCGCTGTACAGCCCGGCAGCGGTCATGTTGGAGTCGCGGTTCCTCGATCAGGTACGAGAGGACGGCGAAGCCATCATCGATGCGGCCCAGACGCTGGTGAGAAAGCGTTTTCCACGTCTCGCGGTCGAGACCACCATCAGTCCGGGTCCCGGACGTACCGCCCTACTCGAAGCCTCCGACCGAGCCAGGATGATTGTGCTCGGGTCCACGGGCGCAGGAGCCTTCCGATCGGTGTTCGTCGGCTCGACCGCACTCCACGTCGCCAACCGCGCACCGTGCCCGGTCGTCATCCTGCGCGGGGAGGGTGCTCCACCGGACCAACGTCCGGTAGTCGTCGGCGTTGACGGAAGCGATCTCAGCCGAGATGCAGTGAGACACGCATTCGAGTTCGCGTCGTTCTTCGACGCACCGCTGGTCGGCGTCCACACGTGGCAGGGCTCCCCCGCAAGTGGTGGCAAGACGCGCGGCTTGCTTGTGGACTGGGACGCAGTGCGGCAAGAGGAAGAGGCCCTTCTCGCGGAAGGCCTCGCCGGCGAGGCGGAAATCTTCCCGGATGTAGCCGTAAAGCAAGTTGCCGAGCAGGGCTCCGCGGCAGACGCAATAATGAAGTATGCGGACGACGCCCAGTTGATCGTCGTCGGTAGTCATGGCCGAGGAGCGGTGCTCGGCGCGTTAATGGGGTCGACAAGCCAGAATCTGCTCCATCACGCAAATTGCGCGATAATGATCTGCCGAAGCCAGTGA
- a CDS encoding CYTH and CHAD domain-containing protein, with translation MTTATPEAVSEVERKYEAGAEQQIPSLSGLPGVEGEPRIDSIRLSALYYDTSDLRLLTAGITLRRREGGEDAGWHLKLPAGADARTELQLPPEAAEPDIEVPTPYTDLLTAITRGAAVNPVALISTDRERHRLLDSSGTALAEVVSDVVIAAVPDGSAGPDERVWREIEVEQGAGGQKLLDAIDSRLRDCGMVRSENPSKLRRALGDTVVEPLPPRLTKGANKKLHPRRLLREYLDEQVHALTRADIEVRRDTEDSVHALRVAARRIRSVLQVYGAHLGERETAEDLVGELRWLGQSLGGARDAQVQWSRLVAALDEIPEMPDREIVRARIDEYFSGLFAAARPEALATLDSDRYLALLSALDGFVDGIESGTGSPSVKQVAATLRKLTRSVERRVRRARKAETRADRDVLMHQARKRSKQMRYAIEATQQLSPGRSERALDAFKEFQDLLGDYQDAVMSRQHLLRMAAEDQHPARSSLGCGMLFHRNLVIGDSLAAQLKADWKSVRKSARKILK, from the coding sequence ATGACTACAGCAACGCCTGAGGCCGTCTCCGAGGTGGAGCGGAAGTACGAGGCCGGAGCAGAGCAGCAAATTCCGAGCCTCTCCGGACTGCCCGGCGTAGAGGGGGAACCGCGGATCGACTCGATTCGGCTTTCCGCCCTCTACTACGACACCAGCGACCTACGGCTCCTGACCGCCGGAATCACCCTCCGGCGTAGAGAGGGTGGCGAAGACGCGGGATGGCACCTGAAGCTGCCCGCGGGAGCGGACGCGCGCACCGAACTACAACTACCGCCCGAAGCCGCGGAGCCGGACATCGAGGTCCCCACCCCATACACGGATCTGCTCACCGCCATCACCCGCGGAGCTGCGGTGAACCCGGTCGCGCTGATCAGCACTGACCGCGAGCGTCACCGTTTGCTGGATTCGTCGGGAACGGCGCTGGCGGAAGTCGTCTCGGACGTCGTGATCGCAGCGGTCCCCGATGGATCCGCGGGTCCGGACGAGCGAGTGTGGCGCGAGATCGAGGTGGAGCAGGGCGCAGGCGGCCAGAAACTGTTGGACGCCATTGACTCTCGCCTGCGCGATTGCGGGATGGTGCGCTCGGAGAACCCCTCCAAGCTTCGGCGCGCGCTCGGCGACACCGTCGTGGAGCCATTACCTCCCCGCCTCACGAAGGGGGCGAACAAGAAGCTCCACCCGCGACGCCTGCTGAGGGAATACCTCGATGAACAGGTTCACGCGCTCACCCGAGCCGATATCGAAGTCCGTCGGGACACAGAGGATTCCGTCCACGCCCTCAGGGTTGCGGCGAGACGTATCCGCAGCGTGTTGCAAGTGTATGGGGCCCACCTGGGCGAACGAGAAACCGCCGAAGACCTTGTCGGCGAACTACGGTGGTTGGGGCAGAGCCTCGGCGGTGCACGCGACGCGCAGGTTCAGTGGAGCAGGCTCGTGGCCGCGCTCGACGAGATTCCCGAGATGCCCGACCGAGAGATCGTCCGCGCACGGATTGACGAGTACTTCTCGGGCCTCTTCGCCGCTGCTCGACCCGAGGCACTCGCAACCCTGGATTCGGATCGCTATCTCGCGCTTCTGTCTGCCCTGGACGGGTTCGTCGACGGCATCGAGTCCGGCACGGGCTCACCTTCCGTCAAGCAAGTCGCGGCCACACTGCGGAAGCTGACACGCTCCGTCGAGCGTCGGGTGAGGCGGGCGCGAAAGGCCGAGACACGAGCGGATCGCGACGTGCTCATGCACCAGGCACGCAAGCGCTCCAAACAGATGCGCTACGCGATCGAAGCCACGCAGCAACTCAGCCCGGGCAGGTCGGAGCGTGCCCTCGACGCTTTCAAAGAATTCCAGGATCTCCTCGGCGACTATCAGGACGCGGTGATGTCACGACAGCATCTTCTCCGCATGGCGGCCGAAGACCAGCACCCGGCCCGGTCAAGTCTGGGTTGCGGGATGCTCTTCCACAGAAACCTAGTGATCGGCGATTCCCTCGCTGCGCAGCTGAAGGCCGACTGGAAGTCGGTAAGAAAGTCGGCAAGAAAAATCTTGAAGTAG
- a CDS encoding TetR/AcrR family transcriptional regulator, whose product MARQQERARRTRAALVESAAIEFAKRGYAAASVNTILEGSNATKGAMYFHFQSKEDLARAVLQAGVEQFVALTDRWKHRTDVGPFEALHGLVVDLARLFHSSVIVRAEFRLIVEPEFYSDVLAGGAQVWGRTAREFACRAEGEGLLRAGADPEKFTRVLAASIAGQRYMSDMLALEGDLDTRFEESLEVVLAAMASQEWLEKFAEQGWPDCGSELPDL is encoded by the coding sequence ATGGCACGTCAACAGGAGCGTGCGCGTCGCACCCGCGCAGCGCTGGTGGAGTCAGCTGCGATCGAGTTCGCGAAGCGCGGGTATGCGGCCGCGTCGGTCAACACGATCTTGGAGGGCTCGAACGCCACCAAGGGGGCTATGTACTTCCACTTCCAGTCCAAGGAAGACCTGGCTCGCGCCGTCCTCCAGGCCGGTGTCGAACAGTTCGTCGCTCTGACTGATCGTTGGAAACATCGCACGGATGTCGGGCCTTTCGAGGCGCTCCACGGCCTGGTAGTCGATCTGGCGAGGTTGTTCCACTCGTCTGTGATTGTCCGGGCCGAGTTTCGGTTGATCGTAGAACCCGAGTTCTATTCCGACGTACTCGCCGGTGGCGCGCAGGTATGGGGTCGCACGGCGCGTGAGTTCGCATGCCGCGCCGAGGGTGAGGGATTGTTGCGCGCGGGCGCCGACCCCGAGAAATTCACCCGCGTGCTCGCGGCGTCCATCGCCGGCCAGAGATACATGTCGGACATGCTGGCGCTAGAAGGCGACCTCGATACGCGCTTCGAGGAATCGCTCGAGGTGGTTCTCGCTGCGATGGCGTCGCAAGAATGGCTCGAGAAGTTTGCGGAGCAAGGATGGCCGGATTGCGGCTCGGAACTGCCCGATTTATAG
- a CDS encoding lysylphosphatidylglycerol synthase transmembrane domain-containing protein, which translates to MTNAEDNHPKPRRRRVEWVIGGVLVVVLTVELILIWPDLSDSVRNLGDLQWGWVAAAIVAAMASMSSFASVQRCLLGVAGVRVQQRQSLAVILAANSMSATLPGGPVLAATFTYRQTRTWGATPVVATWQLVMAGALQAVGLALLGLTGALLVGATTNPFSLIFTFGGLCAFLILAQYAASRPNALEGVGITALRAFNTLRKKPPLTGVRQWKHIVSQMSAVRMGRADTARAFGWSLFNWIADVSCLAFACYAIGGHPGIAGLAVAYAAGKAAGSAIPLLPGGLGVMDAVLVPALTASGMTGAEAVSAIVVYRIVSFLLVAAVGWIVFALRYRGRQQDGEGPDLEPLWRGGR; encoded by the coding sequence ATGACCAACGCCGAAGACAATCACCCCAAGCCGCGGAGACGGCGGGTCGAATGGGTGATCGGTGGCGTGCTCGTCGTGGTGCTCACGGTCGAGCTGATCCTCATCTGGCCGGATCTGTCCGACAGCGTCCGCAACCTCGGCGACCTCCAATGGGGTTGGGTGGCTGCAGCCATCGTCGCCGCAATGGCATCGATGTCCAGCTTTGCAAGTGTCCAGCGGTGCCTGCTCGGTGTGGCGGGCGTGCGCGTCCAGCAGCGGCAATCGTTGGCGGTCATCCTCGCTGCGAATTCGATGAGCGCGACGCTTCCGGGTGGTCCGGTGCTGGCGGCAACGTTCACCTACCGGCAGACCCGGACCTGGGGCGCGACACCGGTCGTGGCCACCTGGCAGCTCGTGATGGCCGGCGCTCTCCAAGCTGTCGGACTGGCACTCCTCGGCCTGACGGGCGCTCTGCTCGTCGGAGCCACGACCAACCCGTTCTCGCTGATCTTCACATTCGGCGGCCTGTGCGCCTTTCTCATCCTGGCCCAGTACGCGGCGTCGAGACCAAACGCACTCGAAGGCGTAGGCATCACGGCGCTGAGGGCCTTCAACACGCTCCGAAAGAAGCCGCCGCTGACCGGGGTTCGCCAGTGGAAGCACATCGTGAGCCAAATGAGCGCGGTACGGATGGGTCGTGCCGACACTGCACGCGCATTCGGTTGGTCGCTGTTCAACTGGATCGCCGACGTTTCTTGTCTCGCGTTCGCCTGCTACGCGATCGGGGGACACCCGGGCATTGCCGGACTCGCCGTCGCGTACGCGGCGGGCAAAGCGGCCGGGTCGGCGATCCCGCTCCTTCCCGGGGGTCTCGGGGTAATGGACGCGGTTCTGGTTCCAGCGCTTACCGCTAGCGGAATGACCGGTGCCGAAGCGGTGTCCGCGATCGTCGTCTACCGGATTGTGAGCTTCTTGCTCGTGGCCGCCGTCGGTTGGATCGTGTTCGCACTGAGATATCGAGGACGGCAGCAAGACGGCGAGGGCCCCGACCTCGAACCGCTGTGGCGCGGCGGAAGGTAG
- a CDS encoding universal stress protein: protein MSTPHGHSVVVGLDGSDASTRAAMWGAAVASKWGEPLSLAHAGRRESSPDGKAIFDTARTMLGQHFPDLKVETTVKQGSADTVLLETTERARLVVLGSTGAETVRSALIGSTALHVANRAKCPVVVIRGDGAPPDQRPVIVGLDGSELSREAANHAFEFASFFGAPLVAVHTWQGSPALKSGSRKMLMDWDAMKEEEVALLSEALAGESERYPDVSVTRVAEQRAPATAMMEHAEDGQLIVVGSHGRGRVLGALIGSTSQHLLHHANCPVMICRER from the coding sequence ATGAGCACACCCCACGGTCACTCCGTTGTCGTCGGACTGGACGGTTCCGACGCCTCCACCAGAGCAGCGATGTGGGGCGCGGCAGTCGCGTCCAAGTGGGGTGAGCCATTGTCCCTGGCCCACGCGGGCCGGCGTGAAAGCTCACCGGACGGCAAAGCCATCTTCGACACGGCGCGGACCATGCTGGGGCAGCACTTTCCCGATCTCAAAGTCGAGACCACCGTCAAACAAGGTTCAGCAGACACCGTCTTGCTCGAGACCACGGAACGGGCCAGGCTGGTTGTGCTCGGGTCGACTGGCGCGGAGACGGTCCGTTCCGCGCTCATCGGTTCGACCGCACTCCACGTCGCCAACCGCGCAAAGTGCCCGGTCGTTGTCATCCGCGGAGACGGTGCCCCACCGGACCAGCGCCCGGTGATCGTCGGCCTCGACGGAAGCGAGCTCAGCCGCGAGGCGGCGAACCACGCCTTCGAGTTCGCGTCATTCTTCGGTGCACCGCTGGTCGCCGTACACACGTGGCAGGGCTCCCCCGCACTCAAGAGCGGTTCGCGAAAGATGCTCATGGACTGGGATGCGATGAAAGAGGAGGAGGTCGCGCTCCTGTCCGAGGCTCTTGCCGGCGAGTCGGAACGATACCCGGATGTATCGGTGACCAGGGTTGCCGAGCAAAGGGCCCCGGCAACTGCGATGATGGAACACGCGGAGGACGGACAGTTGATCGTCGTCGGCAGCCACGGCCGAGGACGGGTGCTCGGTGCGTTGATCGGCTCGACAAGCCAGCATCTGCTCCATCACGCGAATTGTCCGGTAATGATCTGTCGAGAAAGATGA
- a CDS encoding TetR family transcriptional regulator: MNSAGEPLVAGGDGLLTLLRDGQLPSRGAKAPQRERYQRVVAAAMELASEGGYEAVQMRAIADRAQVALGTVYRYFPSKNHMLVMGLLMVFDGLRERFEDVEIPGETPSERILFVLRKNTEVLEKDRLKYEAMVRAFMFADASATAELDAFGALMTEMFAKSIGVDEVSDDQLNAIRVIGDVWMSSLVSWVAGRISVDEVMAHLALAVRLVFRRLGG, translated from the coding sequence ATGAACAGTGCAGGAGAGCCCTTGGTGGCGGGCGGCGACGGACTGCTGACGTTGCTTCGCGATGGGCAACTACCCTCGCGTGGGGCCAAGGCGCCACAGCGCGAACGCTACCAACGCGTCGTCGCCGCCGCGATGGAGCTCGCCTCCGAAGGCGGGTACGAGGCGGTGCAGATGCGGGCGATCGCCGACCGGGCCCAGGTTGCCCTCGGAACGGTGTATCGGTATTTCCCCTCCAAGAACCACATGCTGGTGATGGGGCTCTTGATGGTGTTCGACGGGTTGCGCGAACGATTCGAAGACGTCGAGATCCCTGGTGAGACACCGTCCGAGCGAATTCTGTTCGTCCTGCGGAAGAACACGGAAGTACTCGAGAAGGACCGGCTGAAGTATGAGGCCATGGTGCGGGCCTTCATGTTTGCGGATGCGTCCGCGACGGCAGAGCTGGACGCGTTCGGGGCTTTGATGACCGAGATGTTCGCCAAGAGCATCGGTGTCGACGAGGTCTCCGACGATCAACTCAACGCGATCCGCGTGATTGGCGACGTGTGGATGTCGAGCCTCGTGTCATGGGTGGCCGGTCGCATTTCCGTCGACGAGGTGATGGCCCACCTCGCTCTCGCCGTCCGGCTGGTCTTTCGGAGGCTGGGCGGATAG
- a CDS encoding CocE/NonD family hydrolase translates to MVRQRAFRPGTAAISLVMALGLTAVSSATASADPTGGVAGARWTAAVEAPPAYPLIAIDWDVPITMSDGTVLKANVYRPADASGNPIETKMPSVLNITPYTKLISSIVDSVLAIPGYQDTVVNLVNSYNLAGTPLEGVDELMGLLTGGGMRVFAVNRDLVQNGYTQVVVDTRGTGFSQGEWQALGPVEQRDSVEVIDWMSKQSWSDGKVAMVGVSYSAINSLQAAGHQPPALKAIFPMEPGDDLLRDIVGTGGGLGVGFMPPWLALVNGLKLIPNLQDLAQGRFDEQWLQDRLRDPLTLFPALTDALTTQEWSDLAPGTLEVVQDGPFYEERETQTDKIEVPTMLYGAWHDIFANSEPRLYNEIRLPAGRKQLIMSDAYHITVGSGFGEPGAPPRLDVLERAWLDKWLKGIDNGIEEYGPVTLYQQGNGWTTTDQFPRAGVDYQRMYLSGAPSGTAGHAAYDGSLIASEPTDSARLTVSPGLRGFCSRDSVEGTAGVTVVLGPMCSKDSRFQEVEGLTFTSAPVERPTELSGPVNLHLETVLDATDGFWAVTLNDVAPDGTSTVLTNGALTASFRAVDDSRSTKSANGDYAEPEHFLTLDTRQPQVPGEVTPIDINLVPTDAVLAPGHRLRVDVYASSVPRYLPIGPILADSQLKPQHLQLAPDRPSFVNLPLVRTQAW, encoded by the coding sequence ATGGTGCGGCAGCGGGCGTTTCGACCGGGTACGGCAGCGATCTCTCTCGTGATGGCCCTGGGGCTCACGGCAGTTTCGAGCGCGACGGCATCGGCCGATCCGACCGGCGGGGTCGCGGGTGCGCGGTGGACAGCCGCGGTCGAGGCGCCGCCCGCTTACCCCCTGATCGCCATCGACTGGGACGTGCCCATCACCATGAGTGACGGAACGGTTTTGAAGGCCAACGTTTACCGACCGGCTGATGCGTCAGGCAACCCGATCGAGACCAAGATGCCGTCGGTCTTGAACATCACCCCCTACACGAAGTTGATCAGTAGCATCGTCGACTCCGTGCTCGCGATACCCGGCTATCAGGACACTGTCGTCAACCTGGTGAATTCGTACAACTTGGCCGGAACGCCACTCGAGGGAGTGGACGAGCTGATGGGACTGCTGACCGGGGGCGGCATGCGGGTCTTCGCGGTCAACCGTGACCTTGTGCAGAATGGTTACACCCAGGTGGTGGTCGATACCCGCGGCACCGGCTTCTCGCAAGGCGAATGGCAGGCGCTCGGACCCGTCGAGCAGCGGGATTCGGTCGAGGTCATCGATTGGATGAGCAAACAGAGTTGGTCCGATGGCAAGGTCGCGATGGTGGGAGTGTCCTACTCGGCCATCAACTCACTGCAGGCCGCCGGACATCAGCCGCCCGCGTTGAAAGCGATCTTTCCCATGGAGCCGGGCGACGATCTGCTTCGCGACATCGTCGGTACGGGTGGCGGTCTGGGAGTCGGTTTCATGCCGCCGTGGCTGGCGTTGGTCAACGGACTCAAGCTCATTCCCAACCTGCAGGATCTCGCGCAGGGGCGCTTCGACGAGCAGTGGTTGCAAGATCGGTTGCGCGATCCACTGACGCTCTTTCCCGCTCTGACCGATGCGCTGACGACACAGGAATGGAGCGACCTTGCCCCCGGCACGCTAGAGGTGGTGCAGGACGGGCCGTTCTACGAGGAGCGAGAAACGCAAACGGACAAAATCGAAGTACCGACCATGCTCTACGGCGCCTGGCACGACATATTCGCCAACAGTGAGCCGAGGCTCTACAACGAGATCCGGCTTCCCGCCGGTCGGAAACAACTGATCATGAGCGACGCCTACCACATCACGGTCGGGAGCGGCTTTGGAGAACCCGGTGCGCCTCCACGGCTCGACGTACTCGAGCGCGCATGGCTCGACAAGTGGCTCAAGGGCATTGACAACGGAATCGAAGAATACGGTCCGGTCACCCTCTATCAGCAGGGCAACGGTTGGACGACCACCGATCAGTTCCCGCGTGCGGGTGTCGACTACCAGCGGATGTACCTTTCCGGGGCTCCGAGCGGAACTGCCGGCCACGCCGCATACGACGGCAGCCTGATCGCGTCGGAGCCCACCGACTCGGCCCGGCTCACCGTCTCGCCCGGCCTGCGAGGTTTCTGCTCGCGCGACTCGGTCGAGGGGACGGCGGGGGTGACCGTCGTCCTCGGGCCGATGTGCAGCAAGGACTCCCGATTTCAGGAGGTCGAGGGATTGACATTCACCAGCGCCCCGGTCGAGCGACCGACCGAACTGTCGGGACCGGTCAACCTGCACCTCGAGACGGTGCTCGACGCCACGGACGGATTCTGGGCAGTCACGCTCAACGACGTCGCCCCCGACGGCACATCGACCGTTCTCACCAACGGAGCGCTCACCGCATCGTTCCGAGCCGTGGACGACTCACGGAGTACGAAGTCGGCGAATGGGGATTACGCTGAGCCTGAACACTTTCTGACTCTGGATACTCGTCAGCCCCAGGTTCCGGGTGAGGTGACACCTATCGATATCAACCTCGTGCCCACGGATGCGGTTCTCGCGCCGGGGCATCGGCTACGCGTCGACGTATACGCGAGTAGCGTTCCCCGGTACCTGCCCATCGGACCGATACTCGCCGACAGTCAGTTGAAGCCACAGCACCTTCAACTCGCCCCGGACCGGCCCAGTTTCGTCAATCTTCCTCTGGTACGGACGCAGGCGTGGTGA
- a CDS encoding pentapeptide repeat-containing protein — MTLLRRTSPSTGSDVAYYSRRTWARRGGAAALSVGLATAAMVTVTPVANAEIVIGDCTIVDNPNPENHTVCPGVDLTGSDLKGLDFSYADLSGATLEDADLSRTKFIGANLTDAEMDFARLLSSDLAGADLTGASLKFARIFDANFNNANLTGANLTYAYLRKNIINGEARANFTDANLTDADLSNMELAGAELSGINLTGADLDHADLTGTVLIPSDTTVAVGESGNATVTWPTPPSLTGTTFENCDRASGSSFPMGTTTVRCTVSTSAGQGVGTFTVTVRHPSFPWIGAPEDGSDGDHYSATVGDSFFVWFETGGFPTPTVTTTSELPAGLTLSEEGVLSGTPTEAGSFPITITATNIAGEDTLEMTLDVDDGEGGNGSSDIDTGSLVVGGLVVGGLVAGGLALAGLTGVTG, encoded by the coding sequence ATGACGCTGCTGAGACGAACTTCCCCTAGCACGGGCTCCGACGTCGCTTATTACTCGCGACGCACATGGGCGCGCAGGGGTGGAGCGGCGGCTCTCAGCGTGGGACTGGCGACAGCCGCCATGGTGACTGTGACCCCGGTCGCCAACGCTGAGATCGTCATCGGTGACTGCACCATCGTTGACAACCCCAATCCCGAGAATCACACCGTCTGCCCCGGGGTGGACCTCACCGGCTCAGATCTGAAAGGCCTCGACTTTTCGTATGCAGACCTCAGTGGCGCGACCCTGGAGGATGCGGACCTCAGCCGCACTAAGTTCATCGGCGCGAACCTGACCGACGCGGAAATGGATTTCGCAAGACTACTCAGTTCGGATCTGGCTGGCGCCGACCTGACCGGCGCCAGCTTGAAGTTTGCGAGAATATTCGATGCGAACTTCAACAACGCCAACCTGACCGGCGCCAACCTGACTTACGCATACCTGCGCAAGAACATTATCAATGGCGAAGCAAGGGCGAATTTCACCGACGCCAACTTGACCGACGCGGACCTGAGCAACATGGAACTGGCCGGTGCCGAGCTCAGTGGGATAAACCTGACCGGGGCCGATCTGGACCATGCGGACCTGACTGGCACGGTGCTGATTCCTTCCGACACGACTGTGGCGGTGGGGGAGTCCGGTAACGCAACGGTCACCTGGCCCACGCCTCCGAGCCTGACCGGAACCACCTTCGAAAACTGTGATCGTGCATCGGGCAGCAGCTTTCCGATGGGGACTACAACGGTGCGTTGCACCGTCAGCACCAGCGCGGGTCAGGGAGTGGGCACGTTCACAGTTACTGTGCGGCATCCGTCTTTCCCATGGATTGGGGCCCCCGAGGATGGCTCGGACGGGGACCATTACTCCGCGACGGTCGGGGACAGCTTCTTCGTCTGGTTCGAGACCGGGGGATTCCCGACTCCGACCGTCACCACCACGAGCGAACTACCGGCGGGGCTGACTCTGTCTGAAGAAGGCGTCCTCTCCGGGACACCTACGGAAGCAGGATCATTTCCGATCACCATTACCGCTACCAACATCGCGGGGGAAGACACCTTGGAGATGACTCTTGACGTCGACGACGGCGAAGGCGGCAACGGCAGCTCGGACATCGACACCGGCAGCCTGGTCGTCGGGGGCCTTGTAGTCGGCGGCCTCGTCGCGGGCGGACTGGCGCTCGCCGGCCTCACCGGAGTCACTGGCTGA